A single region of the Dryobates pubescens isolate bDryPub1 chromosome 11, bDryPub1.pri, whole genome shotgun sequence genome encodes:
- the LOC128897525 gene encoding uncharacterized protein LOC128897525, with amino-acid sequence MTNSAISHTNSDVKQKITTTWIAPPDVKDLQFIATVVQDLEKFWVGIQSKTLTPARSESVNGTGKSKRKLMIELECNKVGPSGSSQKSYSGSQGGVVYTISTNGCGPGGAANAYSQHACLDSASSNGITYGQSVPSSSSDSSKKVVVVANSNPFPPVRHTYPQSLGNSATRIIIQSGQRQQSSSSSYVQGSQGSQSYGQGYRPQGGSSYGQVSITQSPVTRQQMKKCLKNFQA; translated from the exons ATGACG AATTCAGCAATAAGTCACACAAATTCAGATGTGAAGCAGAAAATTACAACAACATGGATTGCTCCACCTGATGTTAAAGATCTTCAGTTTAT tgcAACTGTTGTTCAAGATCTAGAGAAATTTTGGGTTGGAATTCAAAGTAAAACTCTGACACCTGCACGTTCTGAGTCAGTTAATGGGACAGGAAAAAGTAAAAGGAAG cttATGATAGAACTAGAATGTAACAAG GTTGGACCTTCTGGTTCCTCTCAGAAGAGCTATTCAGGGAGTCAG GGCGGAGTAGTCTACACAATAAGCACGAATGGATGTGGTCCT GGTGGTGCTGCTAATGCATACAGTCAACATGCCTGTCTAGAT agtGCATCCAGCAATGGTATTACCTATGGCCAG TCTGTCCCTTCAAGCAGTTCAGATTCCAGTAAGAAG GTAGTGGTCGTTGCCAACAGCAACCCTTTTCCACCTGTG cgTCACACCTACCCCCAG agTTTGGGAAATTCTGCTACTAGGATCATAATACAG AGTGGACAaagacagcaaagcagcagcagttcttaTGTTCAG GGTTCCCAAGGTAGCCAGTCCTATGGCCAG GGCTACAGGCCTCAAGGTGGCAGTTCCTATGGTCAGGTAAGCATCACTCAGTCACCGGTCACAAGACAGCAGATGAAAAAGTGCCTGAAAAACTTCCAGGCatga